DNA from Spirochaetota bacterium:
AGGAATTCGTCAACCATCGAAGACGCCTATGTCGGGGACGGCGTCGTCATCTTCGGCGCCACTCTTGTCAAAAACTGCACCATCCTCGCGACCCCTGAAGAGAAAACAGAGATCCGCGACGGCGCCTTTGTGCGGGACTCCTGCATCCAATGGGGAAGCGAGGTCGCGTCCATGGCTCTTGTCGATAAATCCGTCCTGTGCGAGCATTCCCACGTGGAGCGCCATGGGAAGGTTACCATGAGCGTCATCGGGCCCAATACGGGCATAGCCGAGGGCGAAGTGACCTCATGCCTCCTCGGGCCCTTCGTCGGATTTCACCACCAGTCGATGCTCATCGCCGGCATATGGCCCGAGGGGAAGGGCAACATTGCCTACGGCGCGAACATAGGGTCCAACCACACCTCGAAGTCTCCCGACCAGGAGATCTGGTGCGGCGAAGGCCTTTTTTTCGGCCTCGGGACGAATATCAAGTTCCCGTCCGACTTCACAAAGGCGCCCTATTCGATCATCGCGACGGGCGTTGATACGCTGCCGCAGAAGCTGGTATTTCCCTTTTCCCTGATAAACAAGCCGGCCCCTGTGGCGCCGGGCGTTCCCCCCTCCTTTAACGAGCTCTTCCCCGGGTGGGTCCTCTCCAATAACATCTATGCCATACGAAGAAACGAGGGCAAGTATAAGAAACGAAACAAGGCCCGCAGGTCGTCATTCACCTTTGCGGTATTCAGGCCGGATATTATCGACCTGATGGTGCTTGCGAGAGATGCGCTGAAGCAAGCCGTCCCGGTGAAAGCATTTTACACGGATGCCGACATCCCCGGCATCGGAAAAAATTTCATGACCGACCGGAGCAGGATGAGCGGCATCGAGGCCTATGAGCTATATATCGAGTATTACTGCCTGACGCAGATGCTGAATCGCGTTATTTCCCTGCGAGCGGAAGGAAAGGCCGGCGCGCTCGCCGGGATCCATGACGAGGCGACCGGTGACCGGGACTGGGAGCACGCGCGGAAGCTTATCGAGGCGGAGGGGCACCGCGGCAGAACCCTCAGGGACAGCCTCGCGCGCCTGATCGATATTCTCAGGTCGATATCGGAAAGCACCCTCTCTTCAAAGGCGCGCGACGACGCGCGGGGCGCGAGGATCATCCCCGATTATTACGACGTCAACACCGCGGCGTGCGACGATTCATTCATCAAGGAAACGGTGAAAGAAACGGCGGGATTGACAGAACAGATCCAGGCTATCATCAAAACGCTGTGATACCGCAGCAGGGTAATTAACGGGCACAATGGCGAAGGCTGGTATCGGATTCCGTATCAGCCCTTTTTCTTGCGGAAATAAATGAAGGGATTGATGTTCCTGCCGTTCTGGATAATTTCGAAATGGAGATGGGCCCCGGTGGAGCGCCCCGTGTTGCCGCTTACGGCAACGCTCTGGCCCTGCTTCACGTACTGGCCGGTGCGCACCATGACCCTCGACAGATGGGCATACACCGTCTTCCACCCGCCGGGATGGGCGATGATGACGGTCCTGCCGTAGCCGCCGAGCCACCCGGTATAGGTGACCTGGCCGTACTTCGACGCCCGCACCGGCTGAAATATGCAGCGGATGTCAAGGCCGGGGTGAAATTCCGAGTGGCTCGGGTCCCAGGGGTCCCGGCGCCATCCGTACCCGCAGGTGATGAACCTGCCGAAGGCCGGCCACAGGAACCCGGAAAAAGTGTTCAGCGGCTTCGCGTCCGGGATGAAGAGAACCGTGTTGGAGGCGACGAAATCAGGGTTCCTGATATTGTTTTCCTCGATGATTTTCTTCAGGGAGACCTTGTATTTTCGGGCGATGGATACCAGCTCGCCCCCCTTCTGCATCTTCAGCAGCAGGCCGTCCTTGTTCGGTATTTTCAGCACCATCCCGTTTTTTAAAATGCTGTCGGCGGTGAGGTTGTTGGTTCCCCGGATCGTATCAACGGAAACGCCGTATTTCTTCGCTATTTTTTGCAGCGATTCGCCGTTCCCGATGCGGTGCTCGCTGATCACCAGCTTCTGCGATTGTCCGGGCGACGCGTAATCGGTCTGCTTCGATTGAAGGAGATTTTTCTTGATCGCTTCATCATCGATAACGACCGGTTCCTTCTCCTTTGATGGATACAGGGAAAAGACGACGATGACCGCCGCCAGCGCGATCCCCAGGGCCGCCGCCAGCTTCTTCCGGTGCGCCGACATCCGGGGATGGCTCAACAGGGATATTGTCGGCAGCGTGATGACGGATTTTTTAAGCCGCGGGGCCCTCATCTGGAATAGACGGATCTCCGGGACCTTCATCCGGATGGTCTTGATGAATATTTTCTTCTGACCTATATATACGACGACGATCTCGTTCGAAAAAATCGAAATGGTGAATTTGCTGAACTTGATTGTTTTAGAAAAAATCTTTTTCATATGGTCGCAACGCTGTTCGTCCTCACGAAAGCGAACGGAGCCCCCTCACTTCTTATTCGGCAGATTCGATAGAATTATTTACATGTTTACCGCTGTCGGAATGCTATTCAAAAACAGCATCGGCGGATGTGCTCCTCATGGCGGATACTGGTTCCGGACAAGTCAACGGGCCGGTGTTAACGGGAACCGATATTCCTGATATCGGTAGTCTCGCCCTGGGAAGAGCCGCCGTGAAAGGATTCTTCGATAACTTTCTTGGTATCCTTTTTATGTCCCCCGGTAATGTTAAAATTTCCGGAAACCACAACCCCCTTCTGAAGCAGGACCGAGGGGGCGTTGATATCGCCCAGTATCTTGCCGGTCTCCAGCAACCGCACCTCGTTTCGCGCGGAGATGTTGCCGATGACGGTGCCTGCTATGACGACTGATTTGGCGACGATATCGGTTTTCACCTTGCCGGTCTCACCCACGACAAGCTCCTCGTCGGTTTTGATCTCACCTTCGAACTTGCCGTCGATACGGAGCGACCCGCTGATATAGAATTTTCCTTCGAAGACCGAGCCTTCTCCGATGGTGCTGTTCATGCCATCATTTTTCGACGCCATATCATTTCTCCCTGTGCCAATATAGGAATTTATATTTTACATAAAGCATCGTTCGACAAAGTAAAGCAAAAAATACCCGTTGAAAAAAAATTTTCCCGCACGCTGTTCAGAGTCCCGCGGCGGCGTTATGTTACATAGCGCCTTAAAACACGATGCACGATTGGGGGATTTTCATGTCATTCAAAGTA
Protein-coding regions in this window:
- a CDS encoding DUF4954 family protein, whose protein sequence is MSQLLANLTGGILKESEFLKSIELLKNDSYKSRLFKDAVRTLSDEEIDQLKKQGNICDDWGALLVADGFTADCIFSSAFHGSCRLGALDGTRSAIDCSTSLPAGIYRSTIINAEIGNGCVIHDAGIISNCVVNDGAVLVRNGSITASGSCTFGNGVEIAVGNETGGREILSYAELTIPVAEAVAKRRSDRLLLNDYKEFIGRYVEKCTAPAGYIGKRAIIRNSSTIEDAYVGDGVVIFGATLVKNCTILATPEEKTEIRDGAFVRDSCIQWGSEVASMALVDKSVLCEHSHVERHGKVTMSVIGPNTGIAEGEVTSCLLGPFVGFHHQSMLIAGIWPEGKGNIAYGANIGSNHTSKSPDQEIWCGEGLFFGLGTNIKFPSDFTKAPYSIIATGVDTLPQKLVFPFSLINKPAPVAPGVPPSFNELFPGWVLSNNIYAIRRNEGKYKKRNKARRSSFTFAVFRPDIIDLMVLARDALKQAVPVKAFYTDADIPGIGKNFMTDRSRMSGIEAYELYIEYYCLTQMLNRVISLRAEGKAGALAGIHDEATGDRDWEHARKLIEAEGHRGRTLRDSLARLIDILRSISESTLSSKARDDARGARIIPDYYDVNTAACDDSFIKETVKETAGLTEQIQAIIKTL
- a CDS encoding peptidoglycan DD-metalloendopeptidase family protein, which produces MKKIFSKTIKFSKFTISIFSNEIVVVYIGQKKIFIKTIRMKVPEIRLFQMRAPRLKKSVITLPTISLLSHPRMSAHRKKLAAALGIALAAVIVVFSLYPSKEKEPVVIDDEAIKKNLLQSKQTDYASPGQSQKLVISEHRIGNGESLQKIAKKYGVSVDTIRGTNNLTADSILKNGMVLKIPNKDGLLLKMQKGGELVSIARKYKVSLKKIIEENNIRNPDFVASNTVLFIPDAKPLNTFSGFLWPAFGRFITCGYGWRRDPWDPSHSEFHPGLDIRCIFQPVRASKYGQVTYTGWLGGYGRTVIIAHPGGWKTVYAHLSRVMVRTGQYVKQGQSVAVSGNTGRSTGAHLHFEIIQNGRNINPFIYFRKKKG
- a CDS encoding polymer-forming cytoskeletal protein, producing MASKNDGMNSTIGEGSVFEGKFYISGSLRIDGKFEGEIKTDEELVVGETGKVKTDIVAKSVVIAGTVIGNISARNEVRLLETGKILGDINAPSVLLQKGVVVSGNFNITGGHKKDTKKVIEESFHGGSSQGETTDIRNIGSR